From a single Peromyscus maniculatus bairdii isolate BWxNUB_F1_BW_parent chromosome 4, HU_Pman_BW_mat_3.1, whole genome shotgun sequence genomic region:
- the Rpl12 gene encoding large ribosomal subunit protein uL11 — protein sequence MPPKFDPNEIKVVYLRCTGGEVGATSALAPKIGPLGLSPKKVGDDIAKATGDWKGLRITVKLTIQNRQAQIEVVPSASALIIKALKEPPRDRKKQKNIKHSGNITFDEIVNIARQMRHRSLARELSGTIKEILGTAQSVGCNVDGRHPHDIIDDINSGVVECPAS from the exons ATGCCGCCCAAGTTCGACCCCAACGAGATCAAAGTCG TGTACTTGAGGTGCACCGGAGGTGAGGTCGGCGCCACGTCCGCCCTGGCCCCCAAGATCGGCCCCCTGGGTCTG TCTCCAAAAAAAGTTGGTGACGACATTGCCAAGGCAACCGGAGACTGGAAAGGCCTGAGGATCACAGTGAAGCTGACCATCCAGAACAGACAGGCCCAG ATTGAGGTGgtgccctctgcctctgccctgatCATCAAAGCCCTCAAGGAGCCaccaagagacagaaagaagcagaagaaca TTAAACACAGTGGAAACATCACTTTCGACGAGATCGTCAACATTGCCCGGCAGATGCGACACCGGTCTTTAGCCAGAGAACTTTCTG GAACTATTAAAGAGATCCTGGGCACTGCACAGTCTGTGGGCTGCAATGTGGACGGGCGCCATCCTCATGACATCATTGACGACATCAACAGTGGTGTGGTGGAATGCCCAGCT AGTTAA